The Apium graveolens cultivar Ventura chromosome 6, ASM990537v1, whole genome shotgun sequence genome contains a region encoding:
- the LOC141668971 gene encoding pentatricopeptide repeat-containing protein At4g18975, chloroplastic-like isoform X2 — protein MWRSVAMMKLVSQLELVGAQNLSYCTITQGRNAGLNNGSRRMLSDGDDGSNGNAMSNNLGKDIKHRIGKNVPKKDRLSFLVNTLLHVQDSKEAVYGTLDSWAAWEREFPIGHLKQVLITLQKEQQWHRVVQVIKWMLSKGQGTTMNTYGQLIRALDMDHRVKEAHAIWVEKVGHDMHSVPWNLCKLMIGVYYRNNMLDNLVKLSKSMEAYDRKIYQKSVLMKIADSYETLGLVEEKDRVLKKYSDLIDETSRKHTKKSQGTPSKKKM, from the exons ATGTGGAGATCAGTGGCAATGATGAAATTAGTGAGTCAACTTGAGCTTGTCGGAGCTCAAAACCTGAGCTACTGTACAATAACACAGGGTAGAAATGCCGGCTTAAATAACGGAAGCAGAAGAATGTTATCAGATGGTGATGATGGATCCAATGGTAATGCTATGTCTAACAATTTAGGAAAGGATATTAAGCATAGAATAGGGAAGAATGTGCCTAAAAAAGATAGGCTCAGCTTTTTGGTGAACACACTTCTTCATGTCCAGGACAGTAAAGAAGCTGTTTATGGGACGTTAGATTCGTGGGCTGCTTGGGAACGGGAGTTCCCTATTGGACATTTGAAGCAGGTTTTAATTACGCTCCAGAAAGAACAACAATGGCATAGGGTTGTTCAGGTAATCAAATGGATGTTGAGCAAGGGTCAGGGGACTACGATGAATACGTATGGGCAATTGATAAGAGCACTTGATATGGACCACAGAGTGAAAGAAGCACATGCGATTTGGGTAGAGAAAGTTGGTCATGATATGCATTCAGTGCCATGGAACTTATGTAAGCTTATGATAGGGGTTTATTATCGAAACAACATGCTCGATAATCTTGTGAAGCTTTCCAAAAGTATGGAAGCTTATGATCGTAAGATTTATCAAAAATCTGTTTTGATGAAAATTGCTGATTCATATGAGACGTTGGGCTTAGTTGAAGAGAAGGATCGCGTATTGAAGAAATATAGTGATTTGATTGATGAGACGTCAAGAAAGCACACCAAGAAATCTCAAGGGACACCCTCCAAGAAAAA AATGTGA
- the LOC141668971 gene encoding pentatricopeptide repeat-containing protein At4g18975, chloroplastic-like isoform X1, whose translation MWRSVAMMKLVSQLELVGAQNLSYCTITQGRNAGLNNGSRRMLSDGDDGSNGNAMSNNLGKDIKHRIGKNVPKKDRLSFLVNTLLHVQDSKEAVYGTLDSWAAWEREFPIGHLKQVLITLQKEQQWHRVVQVIKWMLSKGQGTTMNTYGQLIRALDMDHRVKEAHAIWVEKVGHDMHSVPWNLCKLMIGVYYRNNMLDNLVKLSKSMEAYDRKIYQKSVLMKIADSYETLGLVEEKDRVLKKYSDLIDETSRKHTKKSQGTPSKKNHKNHSQ comes from the exons ATGTGGAGATCAGTGGCAATGATGAAATTAGTGAGTCAACTTGAGCTTGTCGGAGCTCAAAACCTGAGCTACTGTACAATAACACAGGGTAGAAATGCCGGCTTAAATAACGGAAGCAGAAGAATGTTATCAGATGGTGATGATGGATCCAATGGTAATGCTATGTCTAACAATTTAGGAAAGGATATTAAGCATAGAATAGGGAAGAATGTGCCTAAAAAAGATAGGCTCAGCTTTTTGGTGAACACACTTCTTCATGTCCAGGACAGTAAAGAAGCTGTTTATGGGACGTTAGATTCGTGGGCTGCTTGGGAACGGGAGTTCCCTATTGGACATTTGAAGCAGGTTTTAATTACGCTCCAGAAAGAACAACAATGGCATAGGGTTGTTCAGGTAATCAAATGGATGTTGAGCAAGGGTCAGGGGACTACGATGAATACGTATGGGCAATTGATAAGAGCACTTGATATGGACCACAGAGTGAAAGAAGCACATGCGATTTGGGTAGAGAAAGTTGGTCATGATATGCATTCAGTGCCATGGAACTTATGTAAGCTTATGATAGGGGTTTATTATCGAAACAACATGCTCGATAATCTTGTGAAGCTTTCCAAAAGTATGGAAGCTTATGATCGTAAGATTTATCAAAAATCTGTTTTGATGAAAATTGCTGATTCATATGAGACGTTGGGCTTAGTTGAAGAGAAGGATCGCGTATTGAAGAAATATAGTGATTTGATTGATGAGACGTCAAGAAAGCACACCAAGAAATCTCAAGGGACACCCTCCAAGAAAAA TCACAAGAACCACAGTCAGTGA
- the LOC141668350 gene encoding syntaxin-43-like isoform X2, which translates to MAMRNRTLLFKKYRDSLKSGRSPAPSPSRSATGPVIEMATTSLINPNRSYAPLSTEDPGTSRGAITVGLPPAWVDLSEEIAVNVQRARGKMGELSKAHAKALMPSFGDGKEDQHRIEALTQEITSLLRKSENRLRKLSAGGPSEDSNIRKNVQRSLATDLQNLSMELRKKQSTYLKRLKQQKEGPDGVDLEMNLNRSKSGMEDEDLDDMVFNEHQMARVKKSEAFTAAREQEIQQVAESVGELAQIMKDLSVLVIDQGTIVDRIDYNIQNVAASVEEGFKQLQKAERSQKKGGMVKCATILVIMCFVMLVLLILKEIIL; encoded by the exons ATGGCGATGAGAAACAGAACATTATTGTTTAAAAAGTACAGAGATTCTTTAAAATCCGGCCGTTCTCCGGCGCCGTCGCCGTCCAGATCTGCCACCGGTCCGGTGATTGAAATGGCCACCACTTCTTTGATCAACCCTAATCGATCTTATGCTCCTCTCAGTACTGAGGATCCTGGAACTTCTAG AGGTGCAATTACAGTAGGTCTACCTCCAGCTTGGGTTGATTTGTCTGAAGAAATAGCAGTGAATGTGCAACGTGCACGAGGTAAAATGGGTGAGCTATCAAAAGCTCATGCCAAAGCGTTAATGCCATCGTTTGGAGATGGTAAAGAAGATCAGCATAGGATTGAGGCTCTTACTCAAGAGATAACAAGTCTTTTAAGAAAGTCAGAGAACAGATTACGCAAATTGTCTGCTGGTGGGCCTTCCGAGGATTCAAATATTAGAAAAAACGTGCAG CGCTCTCTTGCCACTGACCTTCAGAACCTTTCAATGGAACTTCGCAAGAAACAGTCTACTTACTTAAAGCGCCTAAAGCAGCAAAAAGAG GGTCCGGATGGGGTTGATCTAGAAATGAATTTGAATAGAAGTAAATCTGGAATGGAGGATGAGGATCTGGATGACATG GTGTTCAATGAACATCAAATGGCTAGAGTAAAGAAAAGCGAAGCTTTTACCGCAGCAAGGGAGCAGGAGATTCAACAG GTTGCCGAATCAGTGGGTGAGCTTGCGCAAATTATGAAGGATTTGTCTGTGCTTGTTATTGACCAG GGAACTATTGTTGATAGAATAGACTACAACATACAAAATGTTGCTGCTTCAGTGGAAGAGGGCTTTAAACAGCTGCAAAAG GCGGAAAGAAGTCAGAAGAAAGGTGGTATGGTGAAGTGTGCTACAATACTTGTTATCATGTGTTTTGTAATGTTGGTCCTCCTCATTCTGAAGGAGATAATTCTTTGA
- the LOC141668350 gene encoding syntaxin-43-like isoform X1: MAMRNRTLLFKKYRDSLKSGRSPAPSPSRSATGPVIEMATTSLINPNRSYAPLSTEDPGTSSRGAITVGLPPAWVDLSEEIAVNVQRARGKMGELSKAHAKALMPSFGDGKEDQHRIEALTQEITSLLRKSENRLRKLSAGGPSEDSNIRKNVQRSLATDLQNLSMELRKKQSTYLKRLKQQKEGPDGVDLEMNLNRSKSGMEDEDLDDMVFNEHQMARVKKSEAFTAAREQEIQQVAESVGELAQIMKDLSVLVIDQGTIVDRIDYNIQNVAASVEEGFKQLQKAERSQKKGGMVKCATILVIMCFVMLVLLILKEIIL, from the exons ATGGCGATGAGAAACAGAACATTATTGTTTAAAAAGTACAGAGATTCTTTAAAATCCGGCCGTTCTCCGGCGCCGTCGCCGTCCAGATCTGCCACCGGTCCGGTGATTGAAATGGCCACCACTTCTTTGATCAACCCTAATCGATCTTATGCTCCTCTCAGTACTGAGGATCCTGGAACTTCTAG TAGAGGTGCAATTACAGTAGGTCTACCTCCAGCTTGGGTTGATTTGTCTGAAGAAATAGCAGTGAATGTGCAACGTGCACGAGGTAAAATGGGTGAGCTATCAAAAGCTCATGCCAAAGCGTTAATGCCATCGTTTGGAGATGGTAAAGAAGATCAGCATAGGATTGAGGCTCTTACTCAAGAGATAACAAGTCTTTTAAGAAAGTCAGAGAACAGATTACGCAAATTGTCTGCTGGTGGGCCTTCCGAGGATTCAAATATTAGAAAAAACGTGCAG CGCTCTCTTGCCACTGACCTTCAGAACCTTTCAATGGAACTTCGCAAGAAACAGTCTACTTACTTAAAGCGCCTAAAGCAGCAAAAAGAG GGTCCGGATGGGGTTGATCTAGAAATGAATTTGAATAGAAGTAAATCTGGAATGGAGGATGAGGATCTGGATGACATG GTGTTCAATGAACATCAAATGGCTAGAGTAAAGAAAAGCGAAGCTTTTACCGCAGCAAGGGAGCAGGAGATTCAACAG GTTGCCGAATCAGTGGGTGAGCTTGCGCAAATTATGAAGGATTTGTCTGTGCTTGTTATTGACCAG GGAACTATTGTTGATAGAATAGACTACAACATACAAAATGTTGCTGCTTCAGTGGAAGAGGGCTTTAAACAGCTGCAAAAG GCGGAAAGAAGTCAGAAGAAAGGTGGTATGGTGAAGTGTGCTACAATACTTGTTATCATGTGTTTTGTAATGTTGGTCCTCCTCATTCTGAAGGAGATAATTCTTTGA
- the LOC141664307 gene encoding protein DEHYDRATION-INDUCED 19 homolog 3-like → MDADSWSARLSSASKRYQSALQSRSDMFMGFEEIEADDDIRDEYPCPFCSEYFDIVGLCCHIDDEHPVEAKNGVCPVCAMRVGVDMVAHITLQHGNIFKMQRKRKSRKGGSHSTLTLLRRELREGNLQSLFGGSSYLVPSTNVAPDPLLSSFIMPMADDYGSGQSHASAEAISLKKSTTDRVPERIVQSAPLSVKDHEERTRRSEFVQGMLLSTILDDNL, encoded by the exons ATGGACGCTGATTCTTGGAGCGCTCGTCTTTCTTCAGCTTCTAAAAGATACCAATCTGCTCTACAGTCTCGATCTG ATATGTTTATGGGGTTTGAAGAAATTGAGGCAGATGATGATATCAGGGATGAGTATCCGTGCCCGTTTTGTTCCGAATATTTTGATATTGTGGGCTTGTGTTGTCATATTGATGATGAGCATCCTGTAGAGGCTAAGAATGGG GTATGTCCGGTTTGTGCTATGAGGGTGGGAGTCGACATGGTAGCGCATATAACATTGCAACATGGAAATATATTTAAG ATGCAGCGCAAGAGAAAATCGCGTAAAGGTGGATCACATTCAACGCTTACTTTGTTGAGGAGGGAGCTGCGAGAAGGAAACTTGCAGTCTCTTTTTGGAGGGTCTTCCTACCTAGTCCCTTCAACCAATGTGGCACCTGATCCATTGCTTTCTTCCTTTATTATGCCAATGGCTGATGACTATGGGAGTGGTCAATCTCACGCTTCAGCAGAAGCAATATCTCTCAAGAAAAGCACAACTGACCGTGTTCCTGAAAG AATCGTCCAGTCAGCTCCCTTGTCAGTCAAAGACCACGAGGAGAGGACAAGAAGAAGCGAGTTTGTTCAGGGGATGTTGTTGTCCACAATTCTTGATGATAATTTATGA
- the LOC141664306 gene encoding calmodulin-binding protein 60 B-like isoform X1, whose translation MVKRHLDQGGADDSEIGKRETKRRLASPNVFRNVMSGISLHEFVPRLEPFLRSVVQDEVNCAIKRLFPSSTRSSVNQIVSSGASAWKLFFHSRFSSTLFTSSKVQSEDCEPIKIVLVDSSSNEIITSGPMSSIKIQIVPLDGDFVSGDGENWTKKEFDACVIRAREGKRPLVTGDLTLTLRNGVAELGNICFTDNSSWIKSRKFRLGARMQGMPDIRVREAKSEPFVVKDQRGETYKKHRQPSLADEVWRLERIAKDGVFHERLASARIFTVEDLLRLYVTNPSLLRNVLGDRISNRTWETITGHAINCTLDDRIYVYRGAAEKVVLVFNSIWKAIGAVFDGQNIQNLDKLNHFQMLLVENLKRHAYNNLHELVLYNDESFVGSPLLLSCPQAEMSNSLTVGQQQVNTSTIDEGQLPLLPGFDYMASSSVTFEFDNNSPSDISLAPNWHLMQAFSPTRDSIGTTDHCYGTYREGYSAAPSSSLGSVFTSGSLANDDIYSSEMAMWQGNEYFPSPSNQSIDFVSSYLGFHVSKNGRPRTRWFKLRAALKWGISIRHEVAAKRMARLLY comes from the exons ATGGTGAAGCGACATCTCGACCAGGGTGGTGCAGATGATTCTGAAATTGGTAAAAGGGAAACAAAGCGGCGACTTGCATCTCCAAA TGTTTTCAGAAATGTGATGAGTGGAATATCACTTCATGAATTTGTACCAAGACTGGAACCTTTTCTCCGCAGTGTG GTGCAGGATGAGGTGAACTGTGCAATTAAACGGCTCTTTCCCTCGTCAACAAG ATCATCTGTTAACCAAATTGTGTCATCTGGTGCAAGTGCCTGGAAGTTGTTCTTTCACAGTAGGTTTTCCTCTACTTTGTTTACAAGCAGCAAGGTCCAATCTGAGGACTGTGAGCCTATTAAAATAGTCTTGGTGGACAGCAGTTCCAATGAGATAATCACATCTGGACCAATGTCTTCGATAAAGATCCAAATTGTGCCTCTTGATGGTGATTTTGTTTCTGGTGATGGAGAGAACTGGACAAAGAAGGAGTTTGATGCCTGTGTTATACGAGCAAGAGAAGGAAAAAGGCCATTGGTGACTGGGGATCTGACATTAACATTAAGGAATGGTGTTGCTGAGCTGGGTAACATCTGTTTTACTGATAATTCTAGCTGGATTAAAAGTAGGAAATTCAGATTAGGAGCAAGAATGCAAGGTATGCCTGACATTAGAGTACGAGAAGCAAAAAGTGAACCCTTCGTTGTAAAAGACCAACGTGGAGAGA CATACAAGAAGCACCGTCAACCATCATTGGCTGATGAAGTCTGGCGCTTGGAGAGAATAGCAAAAGATGGTGTCTTCCATGAACGATTGGCATCCGCTAGAATATTTACAGTGGAGGACCTCCTCCGTTTATATGTCACAAATCCCTCCTTGCTACGCAAT GTACTTGGTGATAGAATCTCTAACAGGACATGGGAAACAATCACTGGACATGCTATTAATTGCACTCTAGATGATAGAATTTATGTCTACCGTGGAGCTGCAGAAAAGGTTGTGCTCGTCTTTAATTCCATCTGGAAAGCTATTGGAGCAGTATTTGATGGCCAAAATATTCAGAACCTGGACAAACTCAATCACTTCCAGATG CTTTTGGTGGAAAATTTAAAGCGGCATGCTTATAACAATTTGCATGAGCTAGTACTATATAATGACGAGTCTTTTGTAGGTTCCCCGCTGCTATTGTCCTGTCCTCAAGCAGAGATGTCAAACAGTCTTACTGTAGGTCAACAGCAAGTTAACACCTCAACTATCGATGAAG GTCAACTGCCACTGCTTCCAGGTTTTGATTACATGGCAAGTTCATCAGTTACATTTGAATTTGACAATAATAGTCCATCAGATATTTCTCTGGCGCCTAATTGGCATTTAATGCAGGCATTTTCTCCTACAAGGGACAGTATTGGGACAACAGATCATTGCTATGGCACATACAGGGAAGGGTATAGTGCAGCTCCAAGTAGTTCTCTGGGGTCAGTCTTTACAAGTGGAAGTCTAGCTAACGATGACATATACTCGAGTGAAATGGCAATGTGGCAAGGGAACGAATATTTTCCTTCTCCAAGCAATCAATCAATTGACTTTGTTTCCTCCTATCTAGGTTTTCATGTTTCAAAAAATGGAAGACCAAGAACAAGGTGGTTTAAGCTTCGAGCTGCCTTGAAATGGGGTATATCAATTAGGCATGAGGTTGCTGCTAAAAGAATGGCAAGGCTTCTTTACTAG
- the LOC141664306 gene encoding calmodulin-binding protein 60 B-like isoform X2 — protein MVKRHLDQGGADDSEIGKRETKRRLASPNVFRNVMSGISLHEFVPRLEPFLRSVVQDEVNCAIKRLFPSSTRSSVNQIVSSGASAWKLFFHSRFSSTLFTSSKVQSEDCEPIKIVLVDSSSNEIITSGPMSSIKIQIVPLDGDFVSGDGENWTKKEFDACVIRAREGKRPLVTGDLTLTLRNGVAELGNICFTDNSSWIKSRKFRLGARMQGMPDIRVREAKSEPFVVKDQRGETYKKHRQPSLADEVWRLERIAKDGVFHERLASARIFTVEDLLRLYVTNPSLLRNVLGDRISNRTWETITGHAINCTLDDRIYVYRGAAEKVVLVFNSIWKAIGAVFDGQNIQNLDKLNHFQMLLVENLKRHAYNNLHELVLYNDESFVGSPLLLSCPQAEMSNSLTVGQQQVNTSTIDEGQLPLLPGFDYMAFSPTRDSIGTTDHCYGTYREGYSAAPSSSLGSVFTSGSLANDDIYSSEMAMWQGNEYFPSPSNQSIDFVSSYLGFHVSKNGRPRTRWFKLRAALKWGISIRHEVAAKRMARLLY, from the exons ATGGTGAAGCGACATCTCGACCAGGGTGGTGCAGATGATTCTGAAATTGGTAAAAGGGAAACAAAGCGGCGACTTGCATCTCCAAA TGTTTTCAGAAATGTGATGAGTGGAATATCACTTCATGAATTTGTACCAAGACTGGAACCTTTTCTCCGCAGTGTG GTGCAGGATGAGGTGAACTGTGCAATTAAACGGCTCTTTCCCTCGTCAACAAG ATCATCTGTTAACCAAATTGTGTCATCTGGTGCAAGTGCCTGGAAGTTGTTCTTTCACAGTAGGTTTTCCTCTACTTTGTTTACAAGCAGCAAGGTCCAATCTGAGGACTGTGAGCCTATTAAAATAGTCTTGGTGGACAGCAGTTCCAATGAGATAATCACATCTGGACCAATGTCTTCGATAAAGATCCAAATTGTGCCTCTTGATGGTGATTTTGTTTCTGGTGATGGAGAGAACTGGACAAAGAAGGAGTTTGATGCCTGTGTTATACGAGCAAGAGAAGGAAAAAGGCCATTGGTGACTGGGGATCTGACATTAACATTAAGGAATGGTGTTGCTGAGCTGGGTAACATCTGTTTTACTGATAATTCTAGCTGGATTAAAAGTAGGAAATTCAGATTAGGAGCAAGAATGCAAGGTATGCCTGACATTAGAGTACGAGAAGCAAAAAGTGAACCCTTCGTTGTAAAAGACCAACGTGGAGAGA CATACAAGAAGCACCGTCAACCATCATTGGCTGATGAAGTCTGGCGCTTGGAGAGAATAGCAAAAGATGGTGTCTTCCATGAACGATTGGCATCCGCTAGAATATTTACAGTGGAGGACCTCCTCCGTTTATATGTCACAAATCCCTCCTTGCTACGCAAT GTACTTGGTGATAGAATCTCTAACAGGACATGGGAAACAATCACTGGACATGCTATTAATTGCACTCTAGATGATAGAATTTATGTCTACCGTGGAGCTGCAGAAAAGGTTGTGCTCGTCTTTAATTCCATCTGGAAAGCTATTGGAGCAGTATTTGATGGCCAAAATATTCAGAACCTGGACAAACTCAATCACTTCCAGATG CTTTTGGTGGAAAATTTAAAGCGGCATGCTTATAACAATTTGCATGAGCTAGTACTATATAATGACGAGTCTTTTGTAGGTTCCCCGCTGCTATTGTCCTGTCCTCAAGCAGAGATGTCAAACAGTCTTACTGTAGGTCAACAGCAAGTTAACACCTCAACTATCGATGAAG GTCAACTGCCACTGCTTCCAGGTTTTGATTACATG GCATTTTCTCCTACAAGGGACAGTATTGGGACAACAGATCATTGCTATGGCACATACAGGGAAGGGTATAGTGCAGCTCCAAGTAGTTCTCTGGGGTCAGTCTTTACAAGTGGAAGTCTAGCTAACGATGACATATACTCGAGTGAAATGGCAATGTGGCAAGGGAACGAATATTTTCCTTCTCCAAGCAATCAATCAATTGACTTTGTTTCCTCCTATCTAGGTTTTCATGTTTCAAAAAATGGAAGACCAAGAACAAGGTGGTTTAAGCTTCGAGCTGCCTTGAAATGGGGTATATCAATTAGGCATGAGGTTGCTGCTAAAAGAATGGCAAGGCTTCTTTACTAG